CTGATGTGCGTCTCTTCGAGTTCATCGAAGTGGCGAGCGAGGGCTGTGCCGTGGGACCGAACGGGTTCGCGGTGCGCGAGCGGACGGCCGGCAAGCGCGTGGTGATCTTCGGATTGCCGGGCGCATTCACGCCGACGTGTTCCGCCAGACACGTGCCGGGTTATGTCGAGGCGGCGGATGAATTCCGGGCCGCCGGCATCGACGAAATCTGGTGCGTTTCCGTCAACGACGCGTTCGTCATGAACGCGTGGGGACGCGATCTCCAAGCCGCGGGCAAGGTGAGGATGATGGCGGACGGCAGTGCGCGTTTCACTCAGGCACTCGGACTGGATCAGGATTTATCCGAGCGTGGCATGGGAATCCGTTCTCAGCGTTACGCGATGGTGGTCGACAATGGCGTGGTCAAGACGCTCGCTGTCGAAGCGCCCGGAAAGTTCGAAGTCAGCGACGCTCGCAGCATCCTGGCGACGTTGAGCTGAGTGCACCGGCGTCGCGTTGTCTTTGCGCAACGCTTGAAGACGCCCTCGCATTCGGCGGCAACTTGGGGCCGATGACCGGAAATGCCTCCATTCCGGCCATCGGCCCGTTCTACTTGACTGTCCCTGCGTCGCGGCGTAACACGGGGAAACAGTTGATACCACTTCGTTTGGGACGGCTCACTCCGAATGGAGTATACTTCGATCTATTAGAATTCAATGAACGATTAATTCTCTTTATTGGGAATTGCTATCGGAAAAAAAAAATTATGTTGAAGCAGCGAACAATCAAGACCGTCGTCAAAACCGTGGGAATCGGGCTTCATTCCGGCCGCAAGGTCGATCTGACGCTGCGCCCGGCACCGGTTGGAACGGGCATCGTGTTTTCTCGTATCGACCTGCCGCAGCCGGTCGACATTCCCGCGTCCGCCATGGCAATCGGCGATACGCGGCTCGCGTCCGTGCTGCAGAAGGACGGCGCGCGCGTGTCGACTATCGAGCACCTTATGTCGGCGTGCGCGGGCCTGGGCATCGACAATCTGTACGTCGATGTGACCGCCGAGGAAATTCCGATCATGGACGGCAGCGCGTCTTCGTTCGTGTTTCTCATTCAGTCGGCGGGTATCGAAGAGCAGAACGCGCCGAAGAAATTCATCAAGGTGAAGAAGCCTGTCGAAGTGCGCGATGGCGATAAATTCGCGCGTCTCGAACCGTATTTCGGCTTCAAACTGAGCTTTACCATCGATTTCCGCCATCCCGCCGTCGATAAAACCGGGCAGGCGCTGGAAGTCGATTTCGCGACCACGTCGTATGTGCGCGAGATTGCGCG
This Caballeronia sp. LZ062 DNA region includes the following protein-coding sequences:
- the lpxC gene encoding UDP-3-O-acyl-N-acetylglucosamine deacetylase, which produces MLKQRTIKTVVKTVGIGLHSGRKVDLTLRPAPVGTGIVFSRIDLPQPVDIPASAMAIGDTRLASVLQKDGARVSTIEHLMSACAGLGIDNLYVDVTAEEIPIMDGSASSFVFLIQSAGIEEQNAPKKFIKVKKPVEVRDGDKFARLEPYFGFKLSFTIDFRHPAVDKTGQALEVDFATTSYVREIARARTFGFAHEVEMMRELGLARGGSMDNAIVLDEYRILNNDGLRYDDEFVKHKMLDAIGDLYVVGHPLLASYTAYKGGHAMNNMLLRELLANEEAFEIVTFEDTQKAPRGFAFDTQTAFA
- a CDS encoding peroxiredoxin — its product is MIEVGETLPDVRLFEFIEVASEGCAVGPNGFAVRERTAGKRVVIFGLPGAFTPTCSARHVPGYVEAADEFRAAGIDEIWCVSVNDAFVMNAWGRDLQAAGKVRMMADGSARFTQALGLDQDLSERGMGIRSQRYAMVVDNGVVKTLAVEAPGKFEVSDARSILATLS